From a region of the Thermoplasmata archaeon genome:
- a CDS encoding ABC transporter ATP-binding protein, whose amino-acid sequence MIPTWEADATALLEIRDVHAGYGETEILHGVSADVGQGEIVVIIGPNGAGKSTLIRAVIGILKPTSGSIRFAGAEITGWNPEDLVVQGLAYVPQNRNVFPRLTVRENLEVAAVSRNPGWMHKVYLRIGRALRANRASEATVFLTPEQFDERIDRIVEIFPNLRTKLRQPVSTLSGGEQQMVALGRGLILDPRLILVDEPSAGMAPKLVTMIFQKIAEINQYGTAILLVEQNAKRALAMAHRGYVLEMGRNRYEGKGEALLSDPEVGRLYLGG is encoded by the coding sequence TTGATTCCTACCTGGGAGGCTGACGCCACGGCCCTTCTCGAGATCCGGGACGTGCACGCGGGCTACGGCGAGACGGAGATCCTCCATGGGGTCTCCGCGGACGTGGGCCAGGGGGAAATCGTCGTCATCATCGGCCCGAATGGAGCGGGCAAGTCCACCCTGATTCGAGCCGTGATCGGCATCCTGAAGCCGACGAGCGGTTCTATCCGCTTCGCGGGGGCGGAGATCACCGGGTGGAACCCGGAGGACTTGGTCGTCCAAGGCCTCGCCTACGTGCCCCAGAACCGCAACGTGTTCCCGCGGCTGACCGTCCGGGAGAACCTGGAAGTCGCCGCGGTGAGCCGGAACCCGGGGTGGATGCACAAGGTCTACCTCCGGATCGGGCGAGCGTTGCGCGCGAACCGAGCGTCGGAGGCCACGGTGTTCCTTACCCCGGAACAGTTCGACGAGCGAATCGATCGAATCGTCGAGATCTTCCCGAACCTGAGGACCAAGCTCCGGCAGCCCGTGTCGACCCTGAGCGGCGGGGAGCAGCAGATGGTCGCGCTAGGACGGGGGCTCATCCTCGATCCACGTCTCATCCTCGTGGACGAGCCGTCCGCGGGGATGGCCCCGAAACTCGTCACGATGATCTTCCAGAAGATCGCGGAGATCAACCAGTACGGAACGGCCATCCTCCTTGTGGAGCAAAACGCGAAGCGTGCCCTCGCCATGGCGCACCGAGGGTACGTGCTCGAGATGGGTCGAAACCGGTATGAAGGAAAAGGAGAGGCGCTCCTCTCGGATCCCGAGGTAGGGCGCCTCTACTTGGGTGGTTAG
- a CDS encoding hydroxymethylglutaryl-CoA reductase, degradative — MKTSDVSGFYKKSPQERWQVVREFGDLSEAEMATIRNTGALAFDQADRMIENVVGALPLPLGIAVNFRVNGKDYLVPMAIEEPSVVAAASNAAKMARAKGGFTTSSSGPIMIGQIQLVNVADPHGAKMTILAHRDEILALANEKDPVLVKFGGGAKDVEVRVLDTARGPMVVTHLLVDCRDAMGANAVNTMAEAVAPHLERWTGGRVYLRIISNLAVKRLARARAVFAKDAIKTEDIPGEDVVDGIVQAFAFADADPFRCATHNKGIMNGVDAVVVATGNDWRAIEAGAHSYAAWKSGGYRSLTTWEKNADGDLVGTIEMPMPVGLIGGATAVHPTAKANVKLLGVKTAAELAEIIASVGLAQNFAALRALATEGIQRGHMGLHARNIAATVGAVGDEVDAVAAVLVRERKIRMDRAKEVLEDMRKRKAL; from the coding sequence ATGAAGACCTCGGACGTCTCGGGATTCTACAAGAAGAGCCCCCAGGAACGCTGGCAGGTTGTGCGGGAGTTCGGGGATCTGTCCGAAGCGGAGATGGCGACGATCCGGAACACGGGGGCCCTCGCCTTCGACCAGGCCGACCGGATGATCGAGAACGTCGTCGGTGCCCTGCCACTCCCCCTGGGCATCGCGGTGAACTTCCGGGTCAATGGGAAGGACTACCTCGTGCCCATGGCGATCGAGGAGCCGAGCGTGGTCGCCGCGGCCTCCAACGCCGCCAAAATGGCGCGGGCCAAGGGCGGCTTCACCACGAGCTCCAGCGGGCCGATCATGATCGGGCAGATCCAACTCGTGAACGTCGCGGACCCGCATGGGGCCAAGATGACGATCCTGGCCCACCGGGACGAGATCCTCGCGCTGGCCAACGAGAAGGACCCCGTCCTCGTCAAGTTCGGGGGCGGCGCGAAGGATGTCGAGGTGCGCGTGCTGGACACGGCCCGCGGGCCTATGGTGGTCACGCACCTGCTCGTCGATTGCCGCGACGCCATGGGGGCGAACGCGGTGAACACAATGGCCGAGGCGGTCGCGCCCCACCTCGAGAGGTGGACCGGCGGCCGTGTGTACCTCCGGATCATCTCGAACCTGGCGGTCAAACGCCTCGCGCGGGCGCGGGCCGTGTTCGCGAAGGATGCCATCAAGACGGAAGACATCCCCGGCGAAGACGTGGTCGACGGAATCGTACAAGCTTTCGCGTTCGCGGATGCGGACCCGTTCCGCTGCGCGACCCACAACAAAGGGATCATGAACGGTGTGGACGCCGTCGTCGTCGCCACGGGCAACGACTGGCGGGCCATCGAGGCGGGTGCGCATTCGTACGCGGCATGGAAGTCCGGCGGCTATCGCTCCCTAACGACCTGGGAGAAGAACGCGGACGGCGACCTCGTCGGGACGATCGAGATGCCCATGCCCGTTGGGTTGATCGGGGGCGCCACCGCGGTGCATCCGACGGCCAAGGCCAACGTCAAGCTGCTGGGCGTGAAGACAGCAGCCGAACTCGCGGAAATCATCGCTTCGGTGGGTCTCGCCCAGAACTTCGCGGCGCTCCGGGCCCTGGCCACGGAGGGGATCCAGCGGGGTCACATGGGATTGCACGCTCGGAACATCGCGGCGACGGTGGGAGCCGTCGGCGACGAGGTGGATGCGGTGGCTGCGGTCCTGGTTCGCGAGCGAAAGATCCGGATGGATCGGGCCAAGGAAGTCCTCGAGGACATGCGAAAACGGAAAGCTCTGTAG
- a CDS encoding ABC transporter substrate-binding protein yields MWIAIAVVVIIVIAGVAIAFYAGVFSTPGLRIGTVLSLTGDLSPYGPDNQNGTDMAVAEINAAGGVLGHPILIYHTDDQTKPDAAAAAARALISTDQVNAIVGATGSGQCAQVVPIASANHVFEISGSCTSPIFSNLTLTNGFWARTAPSDALQGVVAAYYAHHNLTTNYTAVIGINNAYGTGLAGVYAGAFKKFGGNVTDSPIVTVTEVGAGATDYSTQLSQIMSATPAPQLIYLAGYPADGVLMMKNWNTLLGTHASWSSVKWMFSEGLYDQKNFLTALFSTYGAGEAVWQGSAPSAYGGITGPNYPAWQASFKAKFGHTPTLFDDTNYDAVYMIAMAAQIGGSYTGDTIKANIQKVAVSGGTTILPGQWSAALTAISQGKSVNYVGASGGTQVNQYGDPLSGYVIWGANSTGAAIIKQIFPQTLVSSLVSSVGSLSVGTASVGGLTWSPVAATVVARES; encoded by the coding sequence TTGTGGATCGCGATTGCGGTGGTCGTCATCATCGTGATCGCGGGCGTGGCGATCGCGTTCTACGCGGGCGTGTTCAGCACACCGGGCCTGCGGATCGGGACGGTGCTCTCCCTCACGGGAGATCTCAGCCCCTACGGGCCGGACAATCAGAACGGCACGGACATGGCCGTGGCTGAGATCAACGCGGCAGGCGGCGTCCTGGGGCACCCAATCCTGATTTACCACACGGATGACCAGACGAAGCCGGACGCGGCCGCTGCCGCCGCTCGCGCGCTCATCTCGACGGACCAGGTGAACGCCATCGTGGGCGCGACCGGAAGCGGTCAGTGCGCACAGGTCGTCCCGATCGCATCTGCGAACCACGTGTTCGAGATCTCTGGCTCCTGCACGTCGCCCATTTTCTCGAACCTCACCCTGACGAACGGCTTCTGGGCGAGGACCGCGCCGTCCGACGCGCTTCAGGGCGTCGTGGCTGCGTACTACGCACACCACAACCTGACGACCAACTACACCGCCGTCATCGGGATTAACAACGCCTACGGAACCGGGCTGGCGGGCGTCTACGCAGGCGCCTTCAAGAAGTTCGGAGGCAACGTCACGGACAGCCCGATCGTGACCGTAACCGAGGTCGGTGCCGGGGCCACGGACTACTCCACCCAGCTCTCGCAGATCATGAGCGCGACCCCCGCGCCACAGCTGATCTACCTGGCGGGCTACCCGGCGGACGGGGTCCTGATGATGAAGAACTGGAACACTTTACTAGGGACCCATGCGAGTTGGTCGTCTGTGAAGTGGATGTTCTCCGAGGGCCTGTACGACCAAAAGAACTTCCTCACCGCGCTCTTCTCCACGTACGGCGCCGGCGAGGCGGTGTGGCAGGGGAGCGCCCCGAGCGCCTACGGCGGCATCACGGGCCCGAACTACCCTGCCTGGCAAGCCTCTTTCAAGGCGAAGTTCGGACACACCCCCACCCTGTTCGATGACACGAACTACGACGCGGTGTACATGATCGCCATGGCCGCACAGATCGGCGGGAGCTATACCGGAGACACGATCAAGGCGAACATTCAGAAGGTGGCCGTTTCGGGCGGGACCACAATCCTGCCCGGGCAATGGTCCGCCGCGCTCACGGCGATTTCCCAAGGGAAGTCGGTGAACTACGTCGGCGCGTCGGGCGGGACCCAGGTGAACCAGTACGGGGACCCCCTGAGTGGGTACGTCATCTGGGGCGCGAACTCGACGGGAGCCGCAATCATAAAGCAGATCTTCCCGCAGACGCTCGTCTCGAGCTTGGTCAGCTCGGTGGGATCGTTGAGCGTGGGGACTGCGTCCGTGGGCGGGCTCACCTGGTCGCCGGTCGCAGCGACGGTCGTGGCCCGGGAGTCGTGA
- a CDS encoding zinc ribbon domain-containing protein, which produces MVSLPAGASPFQLGPLDAFLGALCIAAIASLVIFILIAVWVYRDAQTRGMDGNIWAIAFVLAGFFLPFVGGLVVLIVYLIVRAERPVMYPVGVPAAPYAGPPTYPPPAPPPGAPRVQAAPPASLRCRSCGTPLNPGAAFCPYCGTRV; this is translated from the coding sequence ATGGTCTCGTTACCGGCGGGCGCTTCGCCCTTCCAGCTTGGTCCCCTCGACGCCTTCCTCGGGGCGCTCTGCATCGCGGCCATCGCGTCCCTGGTCATCTTCATCCTCATCGCTGTCTGGGTCTATCGGGACGCCCAGACGCGCGGCATGGACGGCAACATCTGGGCCATTGCCTTCGTGCTCGCGGGGTTCTTCCTTCCGTTCGTCGGCGGCCTGGTCGTCCTCATCGTTTATTTGATCGTCCGGGCGGAGCGCCCCGTCATGTACCCGGTCGGGGTGCCGGCGGCTCCGTATGCCGGCCCACCGACGTACCCGCCCCCCGCGCCGCCGCCGGGTGCGCCCCGGGTCCAGGCGGCCCCTCCCGCGTCCCTCCGTTGTCGCAGCTGCGGAACGCCACTCAACCCCGGCGCCGCGTTCTGCCCCTATTGCGGCACCCGAGTCTGA